A region of Triplophysa dalaica isolate WHDGS20190420 chromosome 18, ASM1584641v1, whole genome shotgun sequence DNA encodes the following proteins:
- the cacna1sb gene encoding calcium channel, voltage-dependent, L type, alpha 1S subunit, b codes for MDSGSGGGGTAALASFIMNEEELKRKQREKLKKLQATGGNPRPPRTLFFFKLKNPFRKTCINIVEWKPFEIIILLTIFANCIALAVFLPMPEEDTNNTNLTLESLEYIFLVVFTLECFLKIIAYGLLFHDGAYLRNCWNILDFVIVFMGLFTLVVDTINSVGGAPKEKGGGFDMKALRAFRVLRPLRLVSGVPSLQVVMSSIMKSTLPLFHIALLVFFMVTIFAIMGLELFKCKMHKTCYYQGTDIIAVRENEKPSPCAQAGHGRPCTINGTECRAGWPGPNFGITHFDNFGFAMLTVFQCITTESWTEVLYWVNDALGNDWPWIFFVILIMLGSFFILNLVLGVLSGEFTKEREKSRSRGEYQKLRETQQMDEDLKGYMEWITQAEMDEDMAGNGACSLLSRRDTGSETDSLYQMEGLNRVVYFYRLARRWNVVLRKKCHVWVKSKFFGWWVIFVVLLNTLVIATEHHQQTQGLTNFQDGANILLLGCFTLEMVMKMYAFGPRSYFMSVFNQFDCFVVTIGIFEVFLVVTDVMTPLGISVMRCIRLLRLFKLTRYWKSLSNLVASLLNSIKSIAALLLLLFLFIVIFALLGMQVFGGKFNFPDREIQRSTFDNFPQALISVFQVLTGEEWDTIMFNGIMAHGGPASPGILVSIYFIALYFCGNFVLLNVFLAIAVDNLAEAESLTEAQKEKADEKARRKLMRSMPEKNEEEKAMMAKRLIESRSKTEGMPTTAKLKIDEFESNVNEVKDPFPPADFPGDDEEEEPEIPSSARPRPMADLQLKETVVPMPEASSFFIFGPQNKLRKLCHRIINHTTFTNIILLFILLSSISLAAEDPIDPRSFRNKVLAYADIVFTTVFTIEIVLKMTVYGAFLHTGSFCRNSFNILDLIVVAVSLLSMGMESSTISVVKILRVLRVLRPLRAINRAKGLKHVVQCMFVAIKTIGNIVLVTMLLDFMFSCIGVQLFKGKLYSCTDPLKMTEMECHGTFIKHVQSSLHDMEVDQRKWVNSNFNFDNVLNGMLALFTISTFEGWPELLYTAIDSDALDSGPVYNNRVGISIFFIIYIIIIAFFMMNIFVGFVIVTFQEQGEQEYKDCELDKNQRQCVQYALKAGPLKCYIPKNTHQYRVWYFVTSCYFEYLMFFLIMLNTLCLGMQHCNQAEYITKLSDTLNLIFTVLFTAEMLVKLIAFKAKGYFGDPWNVFDFVIVIGSIVDVVLSEVDTALESSGGLWCLHGCAEVNPMQAIADEENVKITITFFRLFRVLRLIKLLNRSEGIRNLLWTFIKSFQALPHVGLLIVMLFFIYAVIGMQMFGKIALVDGTEINRNNNFQTFPQAVLSLFRVATGERWPKIMVACMYGKLCDPKSDYGPGEEYTCGSSISVFYFLSFYMLCAFLVINLFVAVIMDNFDYLTHDWSILGPHHLDEFKKIWAEYDPEATGRIKHLDVVTLLRRIQPPLGFGKFCPHRSACKRLISMNMPLNSDGTVTFNATLFALVRTALKIKTEGNFEQANEELRAIIKKIWKRTSMKLLDQVIPPIGEDEVTVGKFYATFLLQEHFRKFMQRQEEYYGYRPTKKNAAEIQAGLRSIEEEAAPELHRAISGDLIAEDEIERAMESGEDGIYRRTGGLFGINADPFASEPNSPLSTQVTSHRPLQFAETHLEDIESPPDSVFLPNTEFFPDNIQTTSNNNNANFIDDISSRITFESESQDTRHSSLYGGGASGADDRMLSGFTVRTDTDTQFPYNPSCGTSENLRATREDSPATNKLIQQALRHGGLDSLAEDPKFVSVTRKELAEAINIGLDDMEGLAKGILNGQTPKAPKRRRRPIPVPPGAKPKEDTTAV; via the exons ATGGATTCGGGCAGTGGTGGCGGTGGGACGGCAGCTTTGGCCTCATTCATCATGAATGAGGAAGAACTAAAGAGAAAGCAGAGAGAGAAGCTGAAGAAACTGCAGGCCACTGGAGGAAACCCTCGACCTCCACGTACTCTGTTCTTCTTCAAGCTCAAAAACCCTTTCCGCAAGACCTGTATCAACATTGTGGAATGGAA ACCTTTTGAGATCATTATCCTGCTAACCATCTTTGCTAACTGTATAGCTCTGGCTGTGTTTCTTCCAATGCCTGAAGAGGATACCAACAACACTAACTTAACACTG GAGAGTCTGGAGTACATCTTTCTGGTCGTTTTCACATTGGAGTGCTTTCTAAAGATAATAGCCTATGGACTTCTGTTTCATGATGGAGCCTATTTACGAAATTGTTGGAACATACTAGACTTTGTCATTGTGTTCATGGG GCTGTTCACACTAGTTGTCGACACCATCAACTCAGTAGGAGGAGCTCCTAAAGAGAAGGGTGGAGGTTTTGATATGAAGGCACTCAGGGCGTTTCGAGTGTTGCGACCGTTGCGCCTCGTCTCAGGAGTTCCCa GCCTGCAGGTGGTGATGAGCTCTATAATGAAATCTACGTTGCCTCTCTTCCATATTGCGCTGCTGGTCTTCTTCATGGTCACTATTTTTGCCATTATGGGCCTTGAGCTGTTCAAGTGTAAAATGCACAAGACGTGTTACTATCAGGGCACGG ATATCATCGCTGTCAGAGAGAACGAGAAACCTTCACCCTGCGCTCAGGCTGGACATGGGCGACCCTGTACCATCAATGGCACTGAATGTCGGGCAGGTTGGCCTGGTCCAAACTTTGGAATCACTCACTTTGACAACTTTGGCTTTGCCATGCTTACAGTATTTCAGTGCATCACAACGGAAAGCTGGACTGAAGTGCTCTACTGG GTCAATGACGCTCTGGGAAATGACTGGCCTTGGATCTTCTTTGTAATTCTAATTATGCTGGGATCCTTTTTCATTCTCAATCTGGTTCTTGGAGTTCTGAGCGg AGAGTTTACTAAGGAAAGAGAGAAGTCCCGTTCGCGAGGAGAGTACCAGAAGCTACGAGAAACGCAACAGATGGATGAGGATCTGAAAGGTTACATGGAATGGATCACTCAGGCTGAAATGGATGAAGATATGGCGGGTAATGGCGCttgct CACTTCTTTCTAGAAGGGACACGGGATCAGAGACAGACAGCCTATACCAGATGGAGGGGCTCAACCGGGTGGTCTATTTCTA CCGACTAGCCCGTCGCTGGAATGTTGTTCTTCGAAAGAAGTGTCATGTTTGGGTGAAATCTAAATTCTTTGGCTGGTGGGTAATCTTCGTCGTGTTGCTCAACACTTTGGTCATTGCTACGGAGCATCACCAGCAGACTCAAGGCTTAACAAATTTTCAAG ACGGTGCTAATATACTCTTGCTCGGCTGTTTCACGCTTGAGATGGTTATGAAGATGTATGCATTTGGACCGAGATCTTACTTCATGTCAGTCTTTAACCAATTTGACTGCTTTGTGGTCACAATCGGCATTTTTGAGGTATTCCTGGTCGTAACTGACGTCATGACACCACTGGGCATCTCTGTGATGAGATGCATTCGACTTCTGCGCTTGTTTAAGCTCACAAG GTACTGGAAATCACTTAGTAACCTGGTTGCATCTTTACTCAACTCAATCAAATCCATCGCCGCCCTCCTCctgctcctcttcctcttcattGTCATCTTCGCCCTCCTCGGCATGCAGGTCTTTGGCGGGAAATTCAACTTCCCCGACAGAGAGATACAGCGCAGCACTTTTGACAACTTTCCTCAGGCCCTCATCAGTGTGTTTCAG GTCTTAACTGGAGAAGAATGGGACACAATCATGTTCAATGGAATCATGGCTCATGGTGGTCCTGCATCTCCGGGAATTCTTGTCAGCATTTACTTCATAGCCCTCTATTTCTGTGGAAACT ttgttcttttaaatgtgttcttGGCCATCGCTGTGGACAATCTGGCTGAAGCTGAGAGTTTGACAGAAGCACAGAAAGAAAAAGCAGATGAGAAAGCAAGAAGAAAGCTCATGAG ATCTATGCCAGAGAAGAATGAGGAGGAGAAGGCCATGATGGCCAAGAGACTGATAGAGTCCAGGTCAAAAACTGAAGGGATGCCCACCACAGCTAAA CTCAAGATAGACGAGTTTGAATCAAATGTGAATGAAGTGAAGGATCCCTTTCCTCCCGCAGACTTTCCAG gtgatgatgaagaagaggaaCCAGAGATTCCCAGCAGCGCTAGACCCAGACCCATGGCCGACCTGCAGCTCAAGGAGACAGTGGTGCCCATGCCTGAAGCCAGctcctttttcatttttggcccACAGAATAA GTTGCGGAAGCTTTGCCACAGGATCATCAACCACACCACCTTCACCAACATCATTCTCCTCTTCATTCTCCTCAGCAGTATCTCTCTGGCCGCTGAAGACCCAATCGACCCCCGTTCATTCAGAAACAAG GTCTTGGCTTATGCCGACATCGTCTTTACTACCGTCTTCACCATTGAGATCGTACTGAAG ATGACTGTTTATGGAGCTTTCCTGCATACGGGCTCTTTCTGCCGAAACTCCTTCAATATTCTGGATCTCATCGTTGTGGCCGTTTCACTCTTGTCTATGGGAATGGA GTCTAGCACCATCTCCGTGGTGAAAATTCTCAGGGTTTTGAGGGTCCTCAGACCTTTAAGAGCCATCAACAGAGCTAAAGGATTGAAG CATGTTGTCCAGTGTATGTTTGTGGCCATTAAGACCATTGGTAATATCGTCCTGGTCACCATGCTCTTAGACTTCATGTTTTCCTGCATTGGAGTTCAGCTTTTCAAG GGCAAGTTATACTCATGTACAGATCCCTTGAAGATGACAGAAATGGAGTGTCA CggaacatttataaagcatgtgCAGAGCTCTCTTCATGACATGGAGGTGGATCAGAGAAAGTGGGTCAACAGCAACTTCAACTTTGACAACGTGTTGAACGGCATGCTGGCTCTCTTCACTATCTCCACGTTTGAGGGCTGGCCAGA GCTTCTGTATACAGCCATAGACTCGGATGCATTGGATTCTGGTCCCGTGTACAACAATCGAGTGGGCATCTCcattttcttcatcatttacatCATCATCATTGCCTTCTTCATGATGAACATCTTTGTTGGTTTTGTCATCGTCACTTTCCAAgagcaaggagagcaggagtATAAAGACTGTGAGCTTGACAAGAACCAG CGTCAGTGTGTGCAGTATGCGCTGAAGGCGGGACCCCTCAAGTGCTACATCCCAAAGAATACACACCAGTATCGTGTCTGGTACTTCGTAACCTCCTGTTACTTTGAGTATCTCATGTTCTTCCTCATCATGCTCAACACACTGTGTCTCGGAATGCAG CATTGCAACCAGGCCGAGTACATTACAAAACTCTCAGACACTCTCAATCTCATCTTCACTGTCCTCTTCACTGCAGAGATGTTAGTCAAACTCATTGCATTCAAAGCAAAG GGTTACTTTGGAGACCCCTGGAACGTGTTTGATTTTGTCATTGTGATCGGCAGTATTGTTGACGTGGTCCTCAGTGAAGTTGAC ACTGCGCTGGAATCCAGTGGAGGATTGTGGTGTCTTCACGGTTGTGCT GAAGTGAATCCAATGCAGGCGATAGCT gatgaagaaaatgttaaaattaccATCACCTTCTTCCGTCTGTTCCGTGTGCTGCGTCTCATTAAATTGCTCAATCGTTCAGAAGGCATCAGGAATCTTCTCTGGACTTTTATCAAGTCCTTCCAG GCACTGCCTCATGTGGGTCTCCTCATTGTCATGCTGTTCTTCATCTATGCTGTCATTGGGATGCAG ATGTTTGGTAAAATTGCACTGGTCGACGGTACAGAGATCAATCGCAACAACAATTTCCAAACATTTCCGCAAGCCGTTCTGTCATTATTTCG TGTTGCCACTGGAGAGAGATGGCCTAAAATCATGGTGGCCTGTATGTATGGAAAACTCTGTGACCCCAAATCAGACTATGGTCCTGGAGAGGAATACACCTGCGGCTCCAGCATTTCCGTTTTCTACTTCCTCAGCTTTTACATGCTGTGTGCGTTTTTG GTTATCAATTTATTTGTGGCCGTCATTATGGACAACTTTGATTACCTCACTCATGATTGGTCGATCCTCGGCCCGCACCACCTGGATGAATTCAAGAAGATCTGGGCCGAGTATGACCCTGAAGCGAC GGGACGAATCAAACATCTGGATGTGGTCACTCTTCTGCGGAGGATTCAGCCACCGTTGGGCTTTGGTAAATTTTGTCCTCACCGTTCAGCGTGTAAG AGACTGATTTCCATGAACATGCCGTTAAACAGTGACGGAACAGTGACCTTCAACGCCACTCTCTTTGCATTGGTCAGAACTGCTCTCAAGATCAAAACTGAAG GAAACTTCGAGCAGGCCAATGAGGAGCTGAGAGCCATTATTAAGAAGATTTGGAAACGGACCAGTATGAAGTTGTTGGATCAGGTCATTCCTCCCATTGGAG AGGATGAGGTCACCGTAGGAAAGTTCTATGCCACCTTCCTGCTTCAAGAACACTTTCGCAAGTTCATGCAGCGACAGGAGGAATACTACGGTTACCGGCCAACCAAAAAGAACGCGGCTGAGATTCAG GCAGGTCTGCGCAGCATCGAGGAGGAAGCAGCACCTGAATTGCACAGGGCTATCTCAGGTGACCTCATCGCAGAAGATGAGATCGAGCGTGCAATGGAGAGTGGAGAGGACGGCATCTACAGG CGTACAGGAGGTTTGTTTGGAATTAATGCGGACCCCTTCGCCTCTGAGCCCAACAGCCCTTTATCCACACAGGTGACTAGCCACAGACCCCTTCAGTTTGCAGAGACCCATCTGGAGGACATCGAGTCCCCCCCTGACTCTGTGTTCCTTCCTAACACAGAGTTCTTCCCTGATAATATCCAAACAACaagcaacaacaacaatgccAACTTTATTGATGA cATCTCATCTAGGATTACATTTGAGAGCGAGTCTCAGGATACAA GACACTCTAGTTTGTACGGGGGCGGAGCCTCAGGTGCTGATGACAGGATGCTGTCAGGGTTTACAGTGAGAACAGACACGGACACACAG TTCCCCTACAATCCATCATGTGGCACGTCAGAGAACCTGAGAGCAACAAGAGAAGATTCACCAGCCACCAACAAACTCATTCAGCAG GCACTGAGACACGGTGGACTCGATTCATTGGCTGAGGACCCAAAGTTTGTGTCTGTGACTAGAAAGGAACTGGCAGAAGCCATTAATATTGGCTTGGATGATATGGAGGGGTTGGCTAAGGGTATTCTAAACGGGCAGACCCCCAAAGCACCCAAACGTAGACGCCGTCCCATCCCAGTCCCACCCGGCGCCAAACCCAAGGAAGACACTACTGCAGTGTAG